In the genome of Mucisphaera calidilacus, one region contains:
- a CDS encoding D-cysteine desulfhydrase family protein has translation MQLLDTPRFRLAQLPTPLVPAPRFSEALGGPTIYLKRDDLTGLAGGGNKTRKLEYSVGRALADESTDLITEGSIHSNHCRQTAAAARAAGLRCHLVLNTPEVPDVPQGNLLIDRLLGATCHYVATGAERRPQMEAIAGQLRDEGRRPMIIPTGASDAIGALGYAAMALELQHQLWQTGLMPDWIYTPSCSGGTHAGMLVGQAWYGLEVPIRAVLAAGKADEEVRFIRDLAAETAVKAGRPVELAEDVVRCDNTQVGPGYGIATEACLEAIRLLGETEGVLLDPVYSGKAMAGLIADVRSGRCAGGETVVFVHTGGQMSLGGKVDQLEPLWRE, from the coding sequence ATGCAACTGCTCGACACGCCCCGATTCCGTCTCGCTCAACTCCCGACACCTCTGGTTCCTGCGCCACGCTTCTCCGAAGCGCTGGGCGGGCCGACGATCTATCTCAAGCGTGACGACCTCACCGGGCTCGCGGGCGGCGGCAACAAGACGCGCAAGCTGGAGTACAGCGTCGGTCGAGCGTTGGCCGACGAGTCGACCGACCTGATCACCGAGGGTTCGATTCACTCGAATCACTGCCGTCAGACGGCGGCGGCGGCGCGGGCCGCGGGGTTGCGGTGCCACCTGGTGCTCAACACGCCTGAGGTCCCGGATGTGCCGCAGGGCAATCTGCTGATCGATCGTTTGCTCGGTGCGACGTGTCACTACGTCGCGACCGGTGCCGAGCGTCGCCCGCAGATGGAGGCGATCGCCGGGCAACTGCGTGACGAGGGGCGTCGGCCGATGATCATCCCGACCGGCGCGTCCGACGCGATCGGGGCGCTGGGCTACGCGGCCATGGCACTCGAACTCCAGCATCAGCTCTGGCAGACCGGGCTCATGCCTGACTGGATCTACACGCCGTCGTGCAGCGGGGGCACGCACGCGGGGATGCTTGTCGGGCAGGCGTGGTACGGGCTGGAGGTGCCGATCCGGGCCGTGCTCGCGGCGGGCAAGGCCGATGAGGAGGTCCGGTTCATCCGTGATCTGGCGGCAGAGACCGCTGTGAAAGCGGGACGGCCGGTCGAGTTGGCCGAGGACGTGGTGCGGTGTGACAACACCCAGGTCGGGCCGGGGTATGGCATCGCGACCGAAGCGTGTCTGGAAGCGATCCGCCTGCTCGGTGAGACCGAGGGTGTGCTGCTCGATCCGGTCTACAGCGGGAAGGCGATGGCGGGATTGATCGCCGACGTGCGTTCGGGCCGGTGCGCAGGGGGTGAGACGGTGGTCTTCGTGCACACCGGCGGCCAGATGTCGCTGGGCGGCAAGGTCGATCAGCTCGAACCGCTCTGGCGAGAGTGA
- a CDS encoding adenylate/guanylate cyclase domain-containing protein — protein MARRRAKITYGRAWVTFVVAALSGVAVVLLHWAEPRFLTPIEQYNYDILIQQRGEVPVIDDRLVLLGLDNGDTDFFNGLRDLYFSDNQDDRDELAEMFGGRTLPAELMARDSSTQTELLRLVHGRFMEVCAEMGVAAVVWDVAFDSPRSPDIDAIFMNGLRGVPSFLAVEGRVVQEKGDASASGRSGRAVEVRALVERYRVGSPTDVADLWPVPYFRVGELRPHAPIMASATGGGHVAYTLESDGVMRRTPVLTNANNRLFPSLPFAAALRALDPQGSGATAERIQRDGRSIVIPLEEGERRIPLDEEGRMLINFFPDWFERAEVRSYYKVWEDVAAWPEDFAATYRGKVLVIGETASYTNDLVTTPLDYDLPGVMALTSAMNTIVTGAFISPTPRWVVSGLTVLIGLVLGGVFLVRSLWLSVVVTAAVGVSLVVASPALFWSSNAIFFPVALPLITTLIAATAATLAALSRAYRWATRLSTVLSRLVSPALLEELYKHGITRRSLAPVRAEITVLFVDIAGFTSLSEVVEPEELSEFLTVWYEEAMAVLVENHGTLDKFLGDGVLAYFGAPEPLEDKVAWAARAAIGLQERFDAISDRLSKSRKTLRIRAGLCTGYATVGYLGGDRFAAYTILGRAVNMAARLEQNCVPGQVTIEKKTWAHLEGRFVMEPLEPIVAKGIDRPIEAWRLVREMTPDERLGETADSDSASV, from the coding sequence ATGGCGCGTCGACGAGCGAAGATTACATACGGCCGGGCGTGGGTGACGTTCGTCGTAGCGGCGCTGTCGGGTGTCGCGGTGGTCCTGCTGCACTGGGCCGAGCCGCGGTTCCTGACGCCGATCGAGCAGTACAACTACGACATCCTCATCCAGCAGCGGGGGGAGGTGCCGGTTATCGACGACCGATTGGTGTTGCTGGGGCTCGACAACGGCGACACGGACTTCTTCAACGGCCTGCGCGATCTCTACTTTTCGGATAATCAGGATGACCGGGATGAGCTTGCGGAGATGTTCGGCGGGCGGACGCTGCCGGCCGAGCTGATGGCCAGGGACAGCAGCACGCAGACCGAGTTGCTGCGTCTGGTGCACGGCCGCTTCATGGAGGTGTGCGCGGAGATGGGCGTGGCGGCGGTGGTGTGGGACGTCGCCTTTGACAGCCCCCGTAGCCCGGACATCGACGCGATCTTCATGAACGGGTTGCGTGGTGTGCCGAGTTTCCTCGCGGTCGAGGGTCGCGTGGTGCAAGAGAAGGGTGACGCTTCGGCGTCGGGCCGGTCGGGGCGCGCCGTGGAAGTGCGTGCGTTGGTGGAGCGTTACCGTGTCGGTTCGCCAACCGACGTCGCTGACTTGTGGCCCGTGCCCTATTTCCGCGTCGGCGAGCTGAGGCCTCACGCGCCGATCATGGCTTCGGCGACGGGTGGCGGTCACGTGGCTTACACGCTGGAGTCGGATGGCGTCATGCGGCGCACGCCCGTGCTGACCAACGCCAACAACCGGCTGTTCCCGTCGCTCCCGTTCGCTGCGGCGCTGCGTGCGCTGGACCCGCAGGGTTCGGGCGCGACGGCGGAGCGGATCCAGCGCGACGGCCGGAGCATCGTGATCCCGCTCGAAGAGGGTGAGCGGCGCATCCCGCTGGACGAGGAGGGGCGGATGCTGATCAACTTCTTCCCCGACTGGTTCGAGCGGGCCGAGGTCCGTTCCTACTACAAGGTCTGGGAGGATGTGGCTGCGTGGCCGGAAGACTTCGCGGCGACGTATCGGGGCAAGGTGCTGGTCATCGGCGAGACGGCTTCCTACACCAACGATCTTGTCACGACGCCTCTTGACTACGACCTGCCGGGCGTGATGGCGCTCACGAGCGCGATGAATACCATTGTTACCGGCGCGTTCATCTCGCCGACGCCGAGGTGGGTGGTGTCGGGCCTGACGGTGCTGATCGGCCTGGTGCTGGGCGGTGTTTTTCTCGTCCGCAGTCTCTGGTTGTCGGTCGTGGTGACGGCGGCGGTCGGCGTGTCGCTGGTGGTGGCGAGCCCGGCGCTCTTCTGGTCGTCGAACGCGATCTTCTTCCCGGTGGCGCTGCCGCTCATCACGACGCTGATCGCGGCCACGGCGGCGACGCTGGCGGCGCTGAGTCGTGCCTATCGCTGGGCGACGCGGCTCTCGACCGTGCTGAGTCGTCTGGTTTCGCCGGCGTTGCTGGAGGAGTTGTACAAGCACGGGATCACGCGTCGTTCGCTGGCGCCGGTTCGTGCTGAGATCACGGTGTTGTTCGTGGACATCGCGGGTTTCACCTCGCTCTCGGAGGTCGTGGAGCCGGAGGAGTTGTCGGAGTTCCTGACCGTGTGGTACGAGGAGGCGATGGCGGTGCTGGTGGAGAATCACGGCACGCTGGACAAGTTCCTCGGCGACGGGGTTCTGGCCTACTTCGGTGCCCCCGAGCCGCTGGAGGACAAGGTTGCCTGGGCGGCACGGGCTGCCATCGGATTGCAGGAGCGTTTCGACGCGATCTCGGACAGGCTCAGTAAATCCCGCAAGACCCTCAGGATCCGCGCAGGGCTCTGTACCGGTTATGCGACCGTCGGCTACCTCGGCGGCGACCGGTTCGCGGCCTACACGATCCTCGGCAGGGCGGTGAACATGGCGGCGCGGCTGGAGCAGAACTGCGTCCCGGGACAGGTCACGATCGAGAAGAAGACCTGGGCACACCTGGAGGGGCGGTTTGTGATGGAGCCGCTGGAGCCGATCGTGGCGAAGGGGATCGACCGGCCGATCGAGGCGTGGCGGCTCGTGCGTGAAATGACGCCGGATGAACGGCTTGGGGAAACCGCCGATTCAGATTCCGCCTCAGTTTGA
- a CDS encoding dockerin type I domain-containing protein, with the protein MRDTSGHGAPADRGRFEALESRVYFSAMPLESFVEAHGPGCCCGCHGPSDASDLTALHTHAEDDLIRLPGGYEIFHDSAPTADEIAAVTQVDALLSVPVYEGATFGLASVPMLSSLPSSDMTIYLDFNGHTTTDSRWNLMYQGGADFTTPAYSTDGDTQSFSDTELSRIEAIWGRVAEDFAPFDVNVTTVEPEPDDLIKSGAYDDRWGLRVVIGGGSHDWYRSAGQSAAGGVAYVGSFDWDEDAPVFVFENELANGNEKYTAETISHEVGHALGLRHHGTAGAEYYTGHDDWAPIMGNSFYKSVTQWSQGEYAGASRPGQDDVAIIGGGQEGVVVRADDYGDTIAESFSLGTGEVMVEGVITTRTDVDLFRIDAGDGTLSVVVDALGVQPNLNIGLRLYDAEGLELLAVAPGDSMDASLVYPVTEGVYYLEVDGVGTGDGVSGYTDYGSIGSYQLTASVPEVVILGDFTGDGMVDATDIDTLNHALATGSADALFDLDADGFVDSNDMDYLVEVVLGTSVGDANLDGVVNALDLSTLASAFGRSTTGWAQGDFNADGTVTLVDLSLLGSNWAGGDEDVAAMAQVATAQTQAVTVADAQRVTGQHQNHQQQVGNQRASLRASMWLQDDLETESLFGLWRGVA; encoded by the coding sequence ATGCGTGACACCAGCGGTCATGGTGCGCCTGCCGATCGGGGGCGGTTCGAGGCACTCGAATCTCGTGTTTACTTCTCGGCGATGCCGCTCGAATCGTTTGTCGAGGCGCACGGCCCGGGGTGCTGCTGCGGTTGTCACGGCCCGAGTGACGCCAGCGATCTGACCGCTCTGCACACACACGCCGAGGACGATCTGATCCGACTCCCGGGCGGGTACGAGATCTTCCACGACTCCGCGCCGACCGCCGACGAGATCGCGGCGGTGACACAGGTCGATGCGCTGCTGAGTGTTCCGGTTTACGAAGGGGCCACGTTCGGCCTCGCCTCGGTGCCGATGCTGAGCAGCCTGCCGTCGTCGGACATGACGATCTACCTCGACTTCAACGGCCACACGACGACGGACTCGCGCTGGAACCTGATGTATCAGGGTGGGGCTGACTTCACGACGCCCGCTTACTCCACAGACGGCGACACGCAGTCCTTCAGCGACACAGAGTTGAGCAGGATCGAAGCGATCTGGGGCCGGGTGGCCGAGGACTTTGCGCCGTTCGACGTCAACGTCACGACGGTGGAGCCGGAACCGGACGACCTGATCAAGAGCGGCGCCTACGACGACCGCTGGGGCTTGCGTGTGGTGATCGGCGGCGGGAGCCACGACTGGTACCGATCGGCGGGTCAGTCGGCGGCGGGCGGTGTGGCCTACGTCGGCTCGTTCGACTGGGACGAGGACGCGCCGGTCTTCGTCTTCGAGAACGAACTGGCCAACGGCAACGAGAAGTACACCGCCGAGACGATCTCGCACGAGGTCGGGCATGCGCTGGGCCTGCGTCACCATGGCACGGCCGGAGCTGAGTACTACACGGGGCACGACGACTGGGCCCCCATCATGGGCAACAGTTTCTACAAGAGCGTGACCCAGTGGAGCCAGGGCGAGTACGCGGGCGCCTCACGGCCCGGCCAGGACGACGTGGCGATCATCGGCGGGGGGCAGGAGGGCGTCGTTGTCCGTGCTGATGATTACGGCGACACGATCGCCGAGTCCTTCAGTCTCGGCACCGGCGAGGTGATGGTTGAGGGTGTGATTACGACCCGCACGGATGTCGATCTCTTCCGGATCGACGCTGGCGACGGCACGCTCAGCGTTGTCGTGGATGCGCTGGGGGTGCAGCCGAACCTGAACATCGGCCTGCGTCTTTATGACGCCGAGGGCTTGGAACTGCTCGCGGTAGCGCCTGGCGACTCGATGGACGCGTCACTCGTGTACCCGGTGACCGAAGGGGTCTACTACCTGGAGGTGGATGGCGTTGGGACGGGTGACGGGGTCTCGGGCTATACGGACTACGGCAGCATCGGCTCCTACCAGCTGACCGCGTCGGTGCCGGAGGTCGTCATCCTCGGCGACTTCACCGGCGACGGCATGGTTGATGCCACGGACATCGATACGCTCAACCACGCTCTTGCCACGGGATCGGCCGATGCCCTCTTTGATCTCGACGCCGATGGTTTCGTCGACAGCAACGACATGGACTATCTCGTCGAGGTGGTGCTCGGCACGAGCGTCGGCGACGCGAACCTCGACGGCGTTGTGAATGCCCTCGACCTGAGCACGCTGGCCTCGGCGTTCGGGCGGAGCACGACGGGCTGGGCTCAAGGCGACTTCAATGCCGACGGCACGGTGACGCTGGTCGACCTCTCGCTGCTGGGATCGAACTGGGCCGGAGGCGATGAGGATGTCGCGGCCATGGCACAGGTGGCCACGGCGCAGACGCAGGCGGTGACGGTGGCGGACGCTCAGCGTGTCACCGGCCAGCACCAGAATCATCAGCAGCAGGTCGGCAATCAGCGTGCCTCCCTTCGAGCGTCGATGTGGCTGCAAGACGACCTGGAAACGGAGTCGCTCTTCGGGTTGTGGCGGGGCGTTGCCTGA